Part of the Methylorubrum populi genome is shown below.
AGGAGAGCGGCGCCGGATTACCGGCGGTCGACCGCAAAAGTCAGCGCGACACGTCAGCTCCAACCGTCGAGGATCTCGGCGGTCGGGGCCGTCTCGATCTGCTCGCCGAAGCGGCTCTGATAGAGGAACATCATCGCGTCGTAGGTCTGATCGGCCGACGAGCAGACCGCGTCGCAGGCGACGATGACGCGGTAGCCGCGATCGACCGCGCCGAGGATGGTGGCGAGCACGCAGACATCGGTCTCGCCCCCCGTCACCACGAGGGTGTCGATGCCTTTCGCCTCCAGCATCCGCTCCAGATCGGGCCCCATCCAGGGCGAGTAGACGAGCTTGTCGACGACCTTGGCCGGCGGCACGAACCGGGTCAGGCTCGGCATCAGCTCGACCATCTCCGGCCCGAGCGCATCGAGCGTCATCTTGGGCCAGTGCTCGTAGTAGCGCCGCCACGCGCCCCGCCCCTCCTCGGCCGAGCGGATCGGCACGAAGCGGGTGAAGACGGTCCGCTCCGGATGGGCGGCGGCGAGGCGCTCGATGTTCGGCAGGATGCGGGCGAGCCAGGGCGTGTGCCAGTCGGTCTCCTCGGAGAACATCCGCTGCGCGTCGACGCAGAGATGGGCGGCCCGCGGGCCGAGTTCACCGAATTTCAGGCCGTCCTTGCCTGCCATGGCTCGCTCCAGATTCCCTTTTCCTCGTCTTTGCTCGGCTCAGTTCGGGTGGAAGACGACCTTCACGCAGCCATCCTTCTTGTCGCGGAAGGTCTTGTAGAGGTCGGGACCGTCGGCGAGGTCGGTGGAGCGGTGGGTGATCAGCGAGGCGGTGTCGAACTTGCCCTGCTGGATCAGCTTGGTCAGCGGTTCGAGGTAGCGCTTCACGTGCGTCTGGCCGCTCTTCATGGTGAGCCCCTTCTGCACGATCGCGCCCATATTGACGGGGATCGGCCCGCCATAGACGCCGGGCACCGAGACGATGCCGCAGGGCCGCACCGCCCGGATCGCCTCCATCAGCGCGTAGGGCCGCTCGGTCGAGGTCAGCTTCTCCTGCAGCGTCGAGATCACGCTGGAGAGGCCGTGCCCGGCACTGGCCTCCATGCCGACGCAGTCGATCACGCCGTCGGCGCCCTCGCCGCGGCTGATCTCCTTGATGCGCTCGAACACGTCTTCCTTGGCGAAGTCGATGATGTCGGTCGCGCCGTATTTCGTGGCCAGCGCAAGGCGCTCCGGCACCGTGTCGATGGCGATGATCCGCTCGGCGCCCATGATCTGGGCGGACTGGATCGCGAACAGCCCGACGGGCCCCGCGCCCCACACGGCGATGATCTCACCGCCCTTGATCTCGCAATGCTCGGCGCCCTGCCAGCCGGTGGGCAGGATGTCGGTGAGGAACAGGACGGATTCGTCGTCCATGCCGTCGGGCACCTTCATCGGCGCGACGTCGGCCATCGGCACGCGCACGTACTCGGCTTGGCCTCCCCAGTAGCCGCCGGTGATGTGCGAGTAGCCGAACAGGCCGGCGGTGGTGAAGCCGAACTGCGCCGCCGCCATCTCGGCATTGCGGTTCGAGCGCTGGCAGACCGACCAGTTGCCGAGCTTGCACTGGCGGCACTCGCCGCAATTGATGTTGAAGGGCACGACGATGCGGTCGCCCTTCTTGAATTTGGTGAAGCCCGGCGCGGTCTCGACCACCTCGCCCATGAATTCGTGCCCGAGCACGTCGCCCGATTTCATCGTCGGCATCTGCCCGTCCATCAGGTGGAGGTCGGAGCCGCAGATCGCGCAGGAGGTGACCTTGATGATGACGTCGCGGGACTCCTCGATCGACGGGTCTGGCACCGTGTCGCAGCGGATGTCGCCTTTGCCGTGCCAGCACAATGCCTTCATGAAACGTCCTCGCGGTTCGACCGGTGATGCCACCGGGGCATCGCCGCAGGAAACCCCGAGCGCGTACGGCCAAGTTCCGTCGAGGATATCGGCCGCTACAGTTTGACCCCGAGCCAGCGGTTCACCCGCGTCACCAGCCAGACCGTTACGATGGCCACGCTCACGCCCCAGCCGACCTCCAGCACCCGCGAACCCGCCATGCGCTCCACCGGCCCGAGATGGGGCACGAGCAGGATGATCGTGGCGGTGATGCCGGACAGGCGGCAGGCGCTCGCCACGTTGAGGAGCCAGCAGGCGAGAATCGCCAGCACCACGCCCAAAGCGTAGGTCGGCACGGACGGTCCCAGGGTGAGGTAGGCGGCGAGCCCGATGAGGCCGCCGATGGCGGCGCCGGTGAACTGGTCCCGGGCGGTGGAGCGGGTCGCGCCGAATTCGGTCTGGGCCACGGCGACCGCGGTGATCGCCGCCCAGAATCCCTCCTGCAGGCCGAGAAGCTGGGTCGGCAGATAGGCGGCGATGGCCGCGACCGACGACATGATCCCGTGGGCGAGGCCGCCGGCGAAGCGGCGGCGCAGGGGCAGACGCTTGTGGAGCCGCGTGACCTGATCCCGCAGCCAGCGGATGCGGCTGGTGTCGCGATCGGCCCGGCGCGCCGTCTCGGCGGTGGATTCCTGCCGCGCGTCGTCCGGGGCGGCCCGCTCGCTTCCCATCTGATCCTCCCCGTGACGCAACGCCTGATCGGTCGGCATCCGCTCGTTCTCTCCTTGAGATTCGCCACGTCTGAGGGCTGCGCGGCGCCCATGATCGCGCCCCGGCGGCTCGGCGGGCGATGACCCCCATGCATCGAAACACGGCGCGAGACCGATGGGGCGGGTCAAATTTCCGTCGAACTCCCCCAGCCCGGCGGGGTTGTCCGGGCATTCCCCGACATCCCGACGCGTACGCCCCCACGCGTCCCATCCAAGACACCGGAGCCCGGCTCATGGAATCCTTTCCCAAGCCTCCCTTCCCCGATCAGCCGCAGCCGATGCCCGGCGCGACGCGGGCGATGGACCCGAAGCCGGACCACGGCGAGACGAGCTACAAAGGGTCCGGCCGCCTGGAGGGCAAGAAGGCGATCGTCACCGGCGGCGATTCCGGGATCGGCCGCGCCGTTGCGATCGCCTTTGCCCGCGAGGGCGCCGACGTGCTGATCTCCTATCTCGACGAGGAGGAGGACGCCGCCGAGACGCGCCGTCTGATCGAGGAGGCCGGACGCAAGGCCGTGTTGGTGCCGGGCAATATCGGCGAGGCCGCCCATTGCAGGCGGATCGTCGAGCGGGCGGTGGAGGCCTTCGGGCGGATCGACGTGCTCGTCAACAACGCCGCGCATCAGGCGACCTTCACCGCCCCGGAAGAGATCTCCGACGAGGAGTGGGAGAAGACCTTCCAGGTGAACATCCACGCGATGTTCTACCTGACCAAGGCGGCGCTGCCGCATATGGGCGAGGGCGCATCCATCATCAACACGACCTCGGTCAACGCCGACACGCCGAGCCCGCAACTGCTCGCCTACGCTACCACCAAGGGGGCAATCCAGAATTACACCGGCGGCCTCGCGCAGATGCTGGCCGAGCGGGGCATTCGCGTGAACTGCGTCGCGCCGGGGCCGATCTGGACGCCGCTGATCCCCTCGACCATGCCGACCGAGAAGGTGAAGCAGTTCGGCTCGCAGGTGCCGATGAAGCGGCCGGGCCAGCCGAAGGAACTCGCGCCGGTCTACGTGATGCTGGCCTCCGACGAGTCGAGCTACGTCTCCGGCGCCACGGTGGCGGTGACCGGCGGCAAGCCGATCCTTTGATTTGTTCCGCAGTACCGAAGGGACGCGTCCGCTCCTCCGGGTCGGACGCCGTGGCCGGGAGTCCGCCTTGAAGAACCTGCACGGAGCCGTCGTCGTCATCGCCGGCGCATCGAGCGGCATCGGCCGCGCCGCCGCCCTCGCCTTCGCCCGGGCCGGCGCCCACGTCGTCGTCGCGGCCCGGCGCCGGGAGCCGCTCGAACGGCTCGCGGAGGAGTGCGGCCGCATCGGTCCGGCGGCGCTCGCCGTGCCCACCGACGTCACCGATCCGCAGGCGGTCGAGGCCCTGGCCCGCGCGGCGGAGGAGCGCTTCGGCCGCATCGACGCCTGGATCAACAATGCCGGCACCGGCGTGTTCGGCCCGTTCCAGGATGCGCCGCTCGACCTGCATCGCCGCACCGTCGAGGTGAACCTGTTCGGCGCCATGCACGGCGCCTACGCCGTCCTGCCCCGCTTCCTCGAACGGGAGCGGGGCGTTCTCGTCAACATGGTCTCGTTGGGCGGCTGGGCGCCGGCCCCGTTCGCCGCCGCCTACACCGCGAGCAAGTTCGGCCTGCGCGGCTTCTCGGCCAGCCTGCGCCAGGAGGTGCGGCGCTTCCCCCACATCCATGTCTGCGCGGTGTTTCCGGCCATGGTCGACACGCCGGGCTTCGTGCACGGCGCCAACGTCTCCGGCCGCACCCTCGACCCCGGCCCGATGCTCTACGCTCCGGAGGAGGTCGCCGAGACCCTCGTCCACGTCGTGCGCCATCCCCGCGACGAGATCGCGGTGGGCTGGCCCGCCCGCGCGGCCCAGGCCGCCTACGCGCTGGCGCCGGGACCGACCGAGCACCTGATGGGCCTTGCCCTCAACCGGACCCTCGACCGGGCCCGCCCCGCCCCCAAGACACACGGGGCGTTGCGCGCGCCGGTCCGCGAGGGCACGGCGTCGGACGGAGGCTGGCTCGCGCGCAAACGCCTGCCCTCGGCCTCGACCTTGAGCGGAATCGGCGTGGCCGTCCTCGGCGCCGGTGCAGCCCTGGCTCTCGGGAGCCTGCTCGGCGGCCGTTCCGAACGATCGGGACGGTGAACGCGAACGCCGCCGAGAAAACCCCCGGTTAAGCCTAAGCCCCTATCACCGGCCCATCGAGCCTGGTGATGAAAGGAGCGCCGATGACCAGGGACCAACTCGCGACCGAACTGAAGCGCATGGCCTCCTCGCAGGTCAGCGACATCGAGCGCGCGGTCAAGGCGGGCCACAAGACCATCGCCCTGAACGAACTGGCCGACCTCGACCGTCAGCTCAAGGCGCTCGCCGCCGCCCTCAAGGCCAAGCCCGTCGTCCGGGCCTGAGCCCGCATATCAACGCACCATCGAATCGATCGGACTGCCACGGCCCCCGCCCCCGGGCGGAGGCCGCGCCCGCCCGATGGATCCCGACGACCCATCCGCCTCAGCGGTCGCGGCCGAGCAGCACCAGCCAGCCGATGCCGAGCATCGCTACGGTCATACCGATGATGACGAAGGCCGGCGTGCCGAGGTCGATCAGCCGCGGTGCGAGCTGGGTGGCGAAGGCCGCCACGACGAGGCCGACGGCGACCCGCGCCGCGCCGCGCTCGATGCCGCGCACCAGCTTGTCCATTCCCTTCAGCTCAATCTCGACGGTGACGCGCCCCTGCTTGAGCCGCACCAGCATGAGGTGGATCAGCGTCGGCAGTTCGGAGGCTGCGCCGTAGAGGCCGCTCCCGAGCGACTCCGCCTTGCGCATCAGCCCCCGCAGAGAGAACTGCGAGCGCATGCTCGCCCGCACGGTGGGCCCGGCGGCGGCGAACAGATCGAAACCCGGATCGAGCTGCCGCATCACGCCGTCGGCGGTGACGAGCCCCTTGAACAGGATCGCGAGATCGGTCGGCATCGCGAGGTCGTTCTCGCGCGCCATGGTCATGAAGTCGGTGAGCACGAGCCCGAGATTGAGCGGGATCGAGGAATGGGCCTGCACGAAGTTCTGGGCGGACTGCTCCAGCTTGCTCAGGTCCGGGTTCGAGGTACCGGTCCAGTCGAGCAAGGTCGCCATCAGGCCGTCGACGTCCTGC
Proteins encoded:
- a CDS encoding cysteine hydrolase family protein, whose product is MAGKDGLKFGELGPRAAHLCVDAQRMFSEETDWHTPWLARILPNIERLAAAHPERTVFTRFVPIRSAEEGRGAWRRYYEHWPKMTLDALGPEMVELMPSLTRFVPPAKVVDKLVYSPWMGPDLERMLEAKGIDTLVVTGGETDVCVLATILGAVDRGYRVIVACDAVCSSADQTYDAMMFLYQSRFGEQIETAPTAEILDGWS
- a CDS encoding zinc-dependent alcohol dehydrogenase, which produces MKALCWHGKGDIRCDTVPDPSIEESRDVIIKVTSCAICGSDLHLMDGQMPTMKSGDVLGHEFMGEVVETAPGFTKFKKGDRIVVPFNINCGECRQCKLGNWSVCQRSNRNAEMAAAQFGFTTAGLFGYSHITGGYWGGQAEYVRVPMADVAPMKVPDGMDDESVLFLTDILPTGWQGAEHCEIKGGEIIAVWGAGPVGLFAIQSAQIMGAERIIAIDTVPERLALATKYGATDIIDFAKEDVFERIKEISRGEGADGVIDCVGMEASAGHGLSSVISTLQEKLTSTERPYALMEAIRAVRPCGIVSVPGVYGGPIPVNMGAIVQKGLTMKSGQTHVKRYLEPLTKLIQQGKFDTASLITHRSTDLADGPDLYKTFRDKKDGCVKVVFHPN
- a CDS encoding FUSC family protein, yielding MPTDQALRHGEDQMGSERAAPDDARQESTAETARRADRDTSRIRWLRDQVTRLHKRLPLRRRFAGGLAHGIMSSVAAIAAYLPTQLLGLQEGFWAAITAVAVAQTEFGATRSTARDQFTGAAIGGLIGLAAYLTLGPSVPTYALGVVLAILACWLLNVASACRLSGITATIILLVPHLGPVERMAGSRVLEVGWGVSVAIVTVWLVTRVNRWLGVKL
- a CDS encoding SDR family oxidoreductase translates to MESFPKPPFPDQPQPMPGATRAMDPKPDHGETSYKGSGRLEGKKAIVTGGDSGIGRAVAIAFAREGADVLISYLDEEEDAAETRRLIEEAGRKAVLVPGNIGEAAHCRRIVERAVEAFGRIDVLVNNAAHQATFTAPEEISDEEWEKTFQVNIHAMFYLTKAALPHMGEGASIINTTSVNADTPSPQLLAYATTKGAIQNYTGGLAQMLAERGIRVNCVAPGPIWTPLIPSTMPTEKVKQFGSQVPMKRPGQPKELAPVYVMLASDESSYVSGATVAVTGGKPIL
- a CDS encoding SDR family oxidoreductase, which produces MKNLHGAVVVIAGASSGIGRAAALAFARAGAHVVVAARRREPLERLAEECGRIGPAALAVPTDVTDPQAVEALARAAEERFGRIDAWINNAGTGVFGPFQDAPLDLHRRTVEVNLFGAMHGAYAVLPRFLERERGVLVNMVSLGGWAPAPFAAAYTASKFGLRGFSASLRQEVRRFPHIHVCAVFPAMVDTPGFVHGANVSGRTLDPGPMLYAPEEVAETLVHVVRHPRDEIAVGWPARAAQAAYALAPGPTEHLMGLALNRTLDRARPAPKTHGALRAPVREGTASDGGWLARKRLPSASTLSGIGVAVLGAGAALALGSLLGGRSERSGR